A window of Deltaproteobacteria bacterium contains these coding sequences:
- a CDS encoding hydrogenase iron-sulfur subunit, giving the protein MALLQQGSPTAINQSFPYPEGAVGLRPLRRVSPAAAGVSSHGKVCVVVCRKERRLMTYHEERTVFRVGPVHRLWLRLELLATRITSAELNPLYYLGAIGIFFLLVILVTGIYLFFFYNITAEGAYPSVQWLTEEQWWLGGIMRSAHRYASQGLVVVMVLHVARCLVTGRYRHWRWVAWVTGVGAAWIVVIGGIFGYWLVWDETAQLAASLASAMIEAVPIFGLPLRLNFARPENLTDQLFYIVFFIHFGTIVFLFILLWVHLSRITKAVINPPKAMAYALVAVLLLLSLVKPAVSEGPARLDVLPGEVYFDWFFFFVFPALKYVSEHTLWIGIIAATLAAGAVPWMGRGRRRRAVEVSYEDCTGCELCMEDCPYVAIKIRPRTDNRPYDLEAVVTPQRCASCGICVGSCDYRAINLPDLTEFDVKDRIRGLCGELGGAEGSVLVFHCARSASLDGIADGSGRIEGRPAVRVVVLPCIGMLQPSMITIPFEAGVDGVLIVGCRPMDCHFRRGNEWVAARLAGTRPPVVRRTVDRTRLRLLWLSAVETGEFLAELDRFGAAMKERTR; this is encoded by the coding sequence ATGGCCCTTCTACAGCAAGGTTCCCCCACTGCAATAAATCAGAGCTTCCCTTATCCTGAGGGCGCCGTGGGCCTGCGGCCTCTGCGGAGGGTCTCCCCCGCGGCGGCCGGAGTCTCCTCGCATGGGAAGGTCTGTGTCGTTGTCTGTCGCAAGGAGCGTCGGCTTATGACGTATCATGAAGAGAGGACCGTCTTCAGGGTGGGGCCGGTGCACAGGCTGTGGCTGAGGCTCGAGCTCCTCGCAACGAGGATCACCAGCGCCGAGCTCAACCCCCTATACTACCTGGGCGCCATAGGGATATTCTTCCTGCTGGTCATCCTGGTCACCGGCATATACCTCTTCTTCTTCTACAACATCACTGCCGAGGGGGCCTATCCGTCGGTACAGTGGCTTACCGAAGAGCAGTGGTGGCTCGGCGGCATAATGCGCAGCGCGCACCGCTACGCCTCGCAGGGGCTCGTGGTCGTCATGGTCCTGCACGTGGCGAGGTGTCTCGTCACCGGCCGCTACCGGCACTGGCGGTGGGTGGCCTGGGTGACGGGCGTCGGTGCGGCGTGGATAGTCGTCATCGGAGGCATCTTCGGCTACTGGCTCGTATGGGACGAGACGGCCCAGCTTGCGGCCTCGCTCGCCTCGGCGATGATCGAGGCCGTGCCCATATTCGGCCTTCCCCTGCGGCTCAACTTCGCAAGGCCCGAGAACCTGACGGACCAGCTCTTCTACATCGTCTTCTTCATACACTTCGGCACCATAGTCTTTCTCTTCATACTGCTGTGGGTCCACCTGAGCAGGATCACCAAGGCCGTCATCAACCCGCCGAAGGCCATGGCCTACGCGCTCGTGGCCGTGCTGCTGCTCCTCTCCCTCGTGAAGCCGGCCGTGAGCGAGGGGCCGGCCCGTCTCGATGTCCTGCCGGGCGAGGTATACTTCGACTGGTTCTTCTTCTTCGTATTCCCGGCGCTCAAGTACGTCTCCGAGCATACGCTCTGGATCGGCATCATAGCGGCCACCCTGGCGGCCGGCGCCGTGCCGTGGATGGGGCGGGGACGCCGCCGCCGGGCCGTCGAGGTGAGCTACGAGGACTGCACGGGCTGCGAGCTCTGCATGGAGGACTGCCCCTACGTGGCCATAAAGATACGTCCCAGGACGGACAACCGGCCCTACGACCTGGAGGCGGTGGTCACGCCCCAGCGCTGCGCAAGCTGCGGCATATGCGTGGGCTCCTGCGATTACAGGGCCATAAACCTGCCGGACTTGACGGAGTTCGACGTGAAAGACCGCATAAGGGGGCTATGCGGCGAACTCGGCGGCGCGGAGGGCTCGGTGCTCGTCTTCCACTGTGCAAGGAGCGCATCGCTTGATGGCATAGCCGACGGAAGCGGGCGCATCGAGGGACGGCCGGCCGTTAGGGTCGTGGTGCTCCCCTGTATCGGCATGCTCCAGCCCTCGATGATAACCATCCCCTTCGAGGCCGGTGTGGACGGCGTGCTCATCGTGGGCTGCAGGCCCATGGACTGCCACTTCAGGCGCGGCAACGAGTGGGTTGCTGCGAGGCTTGCGGGGACGCGGCCGCCCGTGGTGCGCAGGACGGTGGACCGCACGAGGCTCAGGCTCCTGTGGCTCTCGGCCGTGGAGACCGGAGAGTTTTTGGCCGAGCTCGACCGCTTCGGCGCGGCGATGAAGGAAAGGACGCGGTGA
- the tig gene encoding trigger factor — translation MISADSRLKVEIEELSPVRKRLTIEVPGEEVEREMEAGFRAVRAKVSMDGFRKGKVPLGIIKRRYTGEVMSTVVTKLVEKTYPEAVESEKLEPVASPQVEIKNFERGVGLSYTAVVDVKPRVDVEGYRGMRLEAVDDTVSDEEVEDGLRRLREAHGEFSEVDRPVAQGDLAVIDFEGFVDGRPFTGGKVEDYQAVLGSGRLIPGFEEGLVGAAAGEEREVKATFPADYKEKTLAGREAVFKVKVKAVKEKVLPEIDDAFAKDFQCESLEALREKVRGELSASKAERARDRLKAAILKELVEKNPFEVPDSLVERYLQAVLTNVLENVKRGLVRLDEKDGSVEALKARYRPIAERQARGDIILEAIAEKEGLEPTSEETEAFIKGLAEKSRTSPEAMRARLEKEGTLDAVVSNLRDEKVFDFIIEGRKSPLEA, via the coding sequence ATGATAAGCGCCGACAGCAGACTTAAGGTGGAAATCGAGGAACTGAGCCCCGTCAGGAAGCGCCTCACCATAGAGGTGCCCGGCGAGGAGGTGGAGCGCGAGATGGAGGCGGGCTTCAGGGCCGTGAGGGCGAAGGTCTCCATGGACGGCTTCAGGAAGGGCAAGGTCCCGCTGGGCATCATAAAGCGCAGGTATACGGGAGAGGTGATGAGCACGGTGGTGACGAAGCTCGTGGAGAAGACCTATCCCGAGGCGGTGGAGAGCGAGAAGCTCGAGCCCGTGGCTTCGCCCCAGGTGGAGATCAAGAACTTCGAAAGAGGGGTCGGCCTCTCATACACGGCCGTTGTGGACGTAAAGCCCAGGGTGGACGTGGAAGGCTACAGGGGCATGAGGCTCGAGGCCGTCGACGACACCGTGAGCGACGAGGAGGTGGAGGATGGGCTGCGGCGGTTGCGGGAGGCGCACGGCGAGTTCTCCGAGGTGGACAGGCCCGTGGCCCAGGGCGACCTCGCTGTGATCGACTTCGAGGGTTTCGTGGACGGCAGGCCCTTTACGGGCGGCAAGGTCGAGGACTACCAGGCGGTGCTCGGCTCGGGCAGGCTCATACCGGGCTTCGAGGAGGGCCTTGTCGGCGCCGCCGCCGGCGAGGAGCGAGAGGTGAAGGCCACCTTCCCGGCCGACTACAAGGAGAAGACGCTCGCCGGCAGGGAGGCCGTCTTCAAGGTGAAGGTCAAGGCCGTGAAGGAGAAGGTGCTGCCAGAGATAGACGACGCCTTTGCAAAGGACTTCCAGTGCGAGAGCCTCGAGGCGCTCAGGGAGAAGGTCCGCGGGGAGCTCTCCGCATCCAAGGCCGAGCGGGCCAGAGACAGGCTCAAGGCCGCGATCCTCAAGGAGCTGGTGGAGAAGAACCCCTTCGAGGTGCCCGATTCGCTGGTGGAGCGCTACCTTCAGGCCGTGCTCACGAACGTGCTCGAAAACGTGAAGCGCGGGCTCGTGCGGCTGGACGAGAAGGACGGCAGCGTGGAGGCCCTCAAGGCCCGTTACCGCCCCATCGCCGAGCGCCAGGCCAGGGGCGACATCATACTCGAGGCCATAGCCGAGAAGGAGGGGCTCGAACCCACGAGCGAGGAGACGGAGGCCTTCATAAAGGGGCTTGCCGAAAAGAGCAGGACCTCGCCCGAGGCGATGCGCGCAAGGCTGGAGAAGGAAGGCACCCTCGACGCCGTCGTCTCGAACCTGCGGGACGAGAAGGTATTCGATTTCATAATAGAGGGGCGCAAGTCCCCGCTGGAGGCGTGA
- the clpP gene encoding ATP-dependent Clp endopeptidase proteolytic subunit ClpP, translated as MTLIPMVVEQTGRAERAYDIYSRLLKDRIIFLGSAIDDNVANLVIAQLLFLESEDPEKDIHLYINSPGGVVSAGLAIYDTMQYVKPDVSTICMGQAASMGALLLAGGAKSKRYALPNSRILIHQPLGGAQGQATDIDIQAREILRLRRELTAILARHTGQPLDKLHRDTERDFFMTGKQALEYGIIDKVIEKRG; from the coding sequence ATGACGCTCATACCCATGGTGGTCGAACAGACCGGCCGCGCCGAGAGGGCCTACGACATCTACTCGAGGCTCCTCAAGGACCGCATAATCTTTCTCGGCAGCGCCATTGACGACAATGTGGCCAACCTCGTCATAGCCCAGCTGCTCTTTCTCGAGTCCGAGGACCCGGAAAAGGACATCCACCTCTACATCAACTCGCCGGGAGGGGTGGTGAGCGCCGGCCTCGCCATATACGACACCATGCAGTACGTGAAACCCGACGTCTCGACGATATGCATGGGGCAGGCGGCGAGCATGGGGGCGCTGCTCCTTGCGGGAGGGGCCAAGTCCAAGAGGTACGCCCTGCCCAACTCGCGCATACTCATACACCAGCCCCTCGGAGGGGCCCAGGGCCAGGCTACGGACATAGACATACAGGCCCGCGAGATACTGAGGCTCCGCAGGGAGCTCACGGCCATACTCGCAAGGCACACGGGGCAGCCGCTGGACAAGCTCCACAGGGACACGGAGCGCGATTTCTTTATGACTGGCAAGCAGGCTCTGGAGTATGGTATAATCGACAAGGTCATAGAGAAGCGCGGCTGA